The following are encoded in a window of Kaistia algarum genomic DNA:
- a CDS encoding ABC transporter substrate-binding protein, which yields MKRFTGLLAATMLIGGLATAAEAKTLVYCAEGSPENFNPQINTTGTSLDAARPAFNQLVQFEPGTTNVIPGLAEKWDVSPDGTVITFHLRKGVKFHSVKGFTPTRDFNADDVIFSFDRQWKKDNPYHDVSGGAYDYFNDMGMPDLLKSIEKIDDYTVKFTLTRPEAPFLANLAMDFATILSAEYADAMLKAGTPEQVDQVPVGTGPFEFVAYQKDAVIRYKAFPEYWGGAPKIDLVFAITKDPTARWAKVQNGECHVMPYPNPADLTAIGKDPNVDLMQQPGLNIGYLAFNVTKKPFDDKRVRLAVTYAIDKDAILKDVYLGAGQPAKNFIPPTIWGYNDAIVDYPHDVEKAKELLKEAGLENGFETDLWWMPVQRPYNPNAKRVAEIIQSDLEKLNIKSTLVSYEWGEYRKRLQAGEHQMGQLGWTGDNGDPDNFFFLLGCDAAREGGQNLSKWCNKDFDDKLKKAKGTFDKAERTKLYEEMQVIAHDEVPVFTIAHSVVFEPVRKEVVGYKVSPLGRHEFQDVDLK from the coding sequence ATGAAGAGGTTCACCGGCCTTCTAGCGGCCACTATGCTCATCGGCGGTCTGGCGACGGCCGCCGAGGCCAAGACACTCGTCTATTGCGCCGAGGGCAGTCCCGAAAACTTCAATCCGCAGATCAATACGACCGGAACATCGCTGGACGCGGCGCGGCCGGCCTTCAACCAGCTCGTCCAGTTCGAGCCGGGCACGACCAATGTCATTCCGGGCCTCGCCGAGAAATGGGATGTCTCTCCCGACGGCACGGTGATCACCTTCCACCTGCGCAAGGGCGTCAAGTTCCATTCGGTCAAAGGCTTCACGCCGACCCGCGACTTCAACGCCGACGATGTGATCTTCTCGTTCGACCGCCAGTGGAAGAAAGACAACCCGTATCACGACGTTTCGGGTGGCGCTTATGACTACTTCAACGACATGGGCATGCCCGATCTGTTGAAGTCGATCGAGAAGATCGATGACTATACGGTCAAGTTCACGCTGACCCGCCCGGAAGCGCCCTTCCTCGCCAATCTTGCGATGGATTTCGCGACCATCCTGTCGGCCGAATATGCCGATGCGATGCTGAAGGCCGGCACGCCCGAGCAGGTCGACCAGGTGCCGGTCGGCACCGGCCCGTTCGAATTCGTCGCCTACCAGAAGGACGCGGTCATCCGCTACAAGGCGTTCCCGGAATATTGGGGCGGCGCACCGAAGATCGATCTAGTCTTCGCGATCACCAAGGATCCAACCGCACGCTGGGCCAAGGTGCAGAATGGCGAATGCCATGTCATGCCCTACCCGAACCCGGCCGATCTCACGGCGATCGGCAAGGATCCGAATGTCGACCTGATGCAGCAGCCGGGCCTCAATATCGGCTATCTCGCCTTCAACGTCACCAAGAAGCCCTTCGACGACAAGCGCGTGCGCCTCGCCGTCACCTATGCGATCGACAAGGATGCGATCCTGAAGGACGTTTATCTCGGCGCGGGCCAGCCGGCGAAGAACTTCATCCCGCCGACCATCTGGGGCTATAACGACGCCATCGTCGACTATCCGCACGACGTCGAGAAGGCGAAGGAACTGCTCAAGGAAGCCGGCCTCGAAAACGGCTTCGAGACGGATCTGTGGTGGATGCCCGTGCAGCGCCCCTACAATCCGAACGCCAAGCGCGTTGCCGAGATCATCCAGTCGGATCTCGAGAAGCTCAACATCAAGTCGACGCTCGTCTCCTATGAATGGGGCGAATATCGCAAGCGCCTGCAGGCCGGCGAGCACCAGATGGGCCAGCTTGGCTGGACCGGCGATAATGGTGATCCGGACAATTTCTTCTTCCTGCTCGGCTGCGACGCGGCCCGTGAAGGCGGCCAGAACCTCTCCAAATGGTGCAACAAGGATTTCGACGACAAGTTGAAGAAGGCCAAGGGCACCTTCGACAAGGCGGAGCGCACCAAGCTCTATGAGGAGATGCAGGTCATCGCCCATGACGAGGTGCCGGTGTTCACCATCGCCCATTCCGTCGTGTTCGAGCCCGTGCGCAAGGAAGTCGTCGGCTACAAGGTCAGCCCGCTGGGCCGGCATGAATTCCAGGATGTCGACCTGAAATAG
- a CDS encoding NAD(P)-dependent oxidoreductase, with protein sequence MVDIVITEFMHKQAVADLSRDFDVHYEPTLGMDPAALGPFLRRAVALIIRDRTLVDIPLIAQAYQLRVIGQVGLPSDNIDMQSCEAHGIAILRAPDAMADAIGEYVIAAALVLTRGGFYSSRDVMAGKWPRGLLMGREIGGRTLGLVGLDFGARSTAVRARALGMTIVGWDPLLKASHPAWSDIERLEFPDLLGRADVISVHLPPRPEFRGRFDSAALNRMKAGAVLISVGAAGVVDEAAVANMLAIGKLRGAALDGFETEPLTIEAGAVFAAVPNLILTPRIADLTLESHLRSSEAIVEKVRGALAR encoded by the coding sequence TTGGTCGACATCGTCATTACCGAGTTCATGCACAAGCAGGCGGTCGCCGACCTCTCGCGCGACTTCGACGTGCATTACGAGCCGACGCTCGGCATGGACCCGGCGGCGCTCGGTCCCTTCCTGCGCCGCGCGGTCGCGCTCATCATCCGCGACCGCACGCTGGTCGATATTCCGTTGATCGCGCAGGCCTATCAGCTTCGGGTCATCGGCCAGGTCGGGCTTCCCTCCGATAATATCGACATGCAGAGCTGCGAAGCGCATGGGATCGCCATCCTGCGTGCGCCCGACGCCATGGCCGACGCCATCGGCGAATATGTGATCGCCGCCGCCCTCGTCCTGACGCGCGGCGGCTTTTATTCGAGCCGCGATGTCATGGCCGGCAAATGGCCGCGCGGGCTGCTCATGGGCCGCGAGATCGGGGGACGCACGCTCGGTCTCGTCGGGCTCGATTTCGGCGCCCGCAGCACTGCCGTCCGGGCTCGTGCGCTCGGAATGACGATCGTCGGCTGGGATCCACTGCTGAAGGCCAGCCATCCGGCCTGGAGCGACATCGAGCGCCTTGAATTCCCGGACCTGCTTGGCCGAGCCGATGTCATCAGCGTCCATCTGCCGCCCCGGCCGGAGTTTCGCGGCCGTTTCGATTCCGCCGCGCTCAACCGCATGAAAGCCGGGGCGGTGCTGATCTCGGTAGGCGCCGCGGGTGTCGTTGACGAGGCGGCGGTCGCCAACATGCTCGCAATCGGCAAACTGCGGGGCGCCGCGCTCGACGGCTTCGAGACAGAGCCGCTGACGATCGAGGCCGGTGCCGTTTTCGCCGCGGTCCCCAATCTGATCCTGACGCCGCGCATCGCCGACCTGACGCTGGAATCGCACCTGCGCTCTTCCGAGGCGATCGTCGAAAAGGTCCGGGGCGCCCTGGCGCGCTGA
- a CDS encoding creatininase family protein — protein MTLPRPYWHEMQAPDFLDPSTKDWIAVLPVCAIEQHGPHLPVYTDHCIGEGMVKRTVELLPEGLPVTFLPLQPIGKSNEHISSPGTITFSWETAIRIWMEIGDSIARAGVKKLVIVTSHGGNVAIADILARELRIKYDMLVVSTGWAGVGEPEGLVEARENLYGIHGGDVETSIMLHLRPDLVRMDMAEDFLSAQLDLIKEFKHLRFHQAAARIGWKAQDLNPAGAVGNAARATAERGRLIVDHQARLFVELLEEVARFDLSRLWRPSP, from the coding sequence ATGACTCTCCCCCGTCCCTACTGGCACGAAATGCAGGCGCCGGACTTCCTCGATCCGTCGACGAAGGACTGGATCGCTGTGCTCCCCGTCTGCGCCATCGAGCAGCACGGGCCGCATCTGCCGGTCTATACCGATCATTGCATCGGCGAGGGCATGGTGAAGCGGACGGTGGAATTGTTGCCGGAAGGGCTGCCGGTGACGTTCCTGCCGCTGCAGCCGATCGGCAAATCGAACGAACACATCTCGTCGCCCGGCACGATCACCTTCTCTTGGGAGACGGCGATCCGGATCTGGATGGAGATCGGCGATTCGATCGCCAGGGCCGGGGTGAAGAAGCTCGTCATCGTCACCTCGCATGGCGGCAATGTCGCCATCGCCGACATCCTCGCCCGCGAGCTTCGGATCAAATACGACATGCTCGTGGTCTCGACCGGCTGGGCCGGCGTCGGCGAACCGGAAGGGCTCGTGGAAGCGCGGGAGAACCTCTACGGCATCCATGGCGGCGATGTCGAAACCTCGATCATGCTGCATCTGCGACCCGATCTGGTGAGGATGGACATGGCCGAGGATTTCCTTTCCGCGCAGCTCGATCTCATTAAGGAATTCAAGCATTTGCGCTTCCATCAGGCGGCGGCGCGGATCGGCTGGAAGGCGCAGGACCTGAACCCCGCCGGCGCCGTCGGCAATGCCGCGCGAGCCACCGCCGAGCGTGGCCGGCTGATTGTCGATCACCAGGCCAGGCTCTTCGTCGAGCTGCTGGAGGAGGTGGCGCGCTTCGATCTTTCGCGGCTCTGGCGCCCCAGCCCCTGA
- a CDS encoding DUF6228 family protein, with protein sequence MTEQVRISSAHGSSWIEFGVPNVKGEVTYFEVTARFGVFSGANKVSADPYDSPAYLFEAAAEDWTGYKFWNSDGGELSLRLSKDSVGHCGLEVRLHEGPLLDVELKGGLLLELGSLDTIAGQLRRLFAGTPAGAPRETLMNFGPIEISQS encoded by the coding sequence ATGACGGAACAGGTTAGAATATCGTCGGCTCACGGTTCATCGTGGATTGAGTTCGGCGTTCCCAATGTCAAAGGAGAAGTCACGTACTTCGAGGTCACTGCGAGATTCGGGGTGTTCTCGGGGGCTAACAAAGTAAGCGCAGACCCTTACGACTCCCCGGCTTACCTCTTTGAGGCCGCTGCCGAAGATTGGACGGGTTACAAATTCTGGAATTCGGACGGCGGCGAACTTTCTCTTCGCCTTTCTAAGGATTCAGTTGGCCACTGTGGTCTCGAAGTTCGACTACATGAAGGACCGTTGCTTGATGTTGAGTTGAAGGGAGGACTGCTTCTCGAGCTAGGCTCCCTGGATACGATCGCCGGCCAACTTCGGCGCCTGTTCGCAGGAACACCTGCGGGAGCGCCTCGCGAAACGCTTATGAATTTCGGACCGATAGAGATTTCTCAATCATGA
- a CDS encoding 8-oxoguanine deaminase, producing the protein MTERRWIKDPIATLAEGAERGVVVEGGRIVELVATGAEPAHPVHSVFDASRHVVTPGLVNTHHHFFQTMTRAHPKAMNRSLWPWITSIYPVWTRHVNAQNFRLAARLSMTELLMSGCTCASDHHYLFPSGLENAMDIEAEEAAALGLRMTLTRGALDLSGGEDSQAVAPGGAIQVDDVILADCERVIARYHDRSDGAMTRVALAPNAPFDVTKHLMRETAALAEKHDCRLHTHLVETAQEAAFAREKHGMTAADYLEDCGWLTNRTWLAHGIYFDDAEIAKLGWHGVGICHCPTSNMVLSSGFCRTKELEAAGVPVGLGVDGSASNDNSNLMEAVRHALMLGRLKYNAETVTHLDALRWGTEGSARCLGRDDIGTIAVGKQADLAFWSLDELRFSGAGDPIAALVLCGAHAADRVMVKGEWRVEDGMPVGIDLARLRYEHGEAAKAFLEAL; encoded by the coding sequence ATGACCGAGCGGCGCTGGATCAAGGACCCGATCGCGACTCTGGCCGAGGGCGCCGAGCGCGGCGTCGTCGTCGAGGGCGGGCGGATCGTCGAACTGGTGGCGACCGGCGCCGAGCCGGCTCATCCCGTTCATTCGGTGTTCGATGCGTCGCGCCATGTCGTGACGCCCGGCCTCGTCAACACGCATCACCACTTCTTCCAGACGATGACGCGGGCGCACCCCAAGGCGATGAACCGCTCGCTCTGGCCGTGGATCACCTCGATCTATCCGGTGTGGACCCGCCATGTGAACGCGCAGAATTTCCGGCTCGCAGCGCGGCTCTCCATGACCGAGCTCTTGATGTCGGGCTGCACCTGCGCCTCGGACCATCACTATCTCTTCCCCTCCGGCCTCGAAAACGCGATGGACATCGAGGCGGAGGAAGCGGCGGCGCTCGGCCTGCGCATGACGCTGACGCGCGGCGCGCTCGACCTCTCCGGCGGCGAGGACAGCCAGGCCGTGGCGCCGGGTGGTGCGATCCAGGTTGATGATGTGATCCTCGCCGATTGCGAGCGGGTGATCGCGCGCTATCACGACCGATCGGACGGCGCGATGACCCGCGTTGCGCTCGCGCCGAACGCGCCCTTCGACGTGACGAAGCATTTGATGCGCGAAACCGCGGCGCTGGCCGAAAAGCACGATTGCCGCCTGCACACCCATCTGGTCGAAACCGCCCAGGAAGCCGCCTTCGCCCGCGAAAAACATGGCATGACGGCAGCTGACTATCTGGAGGATTGCGGCTGGCTGACCAACCGCACCTGGCTCGCCCACGGCATCTATTTCGACGACGCAGAGATTGCGAAGCTGGGATGGCACGGCGTCGGCATCTGCCACTGTCCCACTTCGAACATGGTGCTCTCGTCCGGCTTCTGTCGGACGAAAGAGCTGGAGGCAGCCGGCGTTCCGGTCGGCCTCGGCGTCGACGGCTCGGCCTCGAATGACAATTCCAACCTGATGGAAGCCGTCCGTCACGCGCTGATGCTGGGTCGCCTGAAATACAATGCCGAGACCGTCACCCATCTCGATGCGCTGCGCTGGGGAACGGAAGGCTCGGCGCGTTGCCTCGGCCGCGACGACATCGGCACGATCGCCGTCGGCAAGCAGGCCGACCTCGCCTTCTGGTCCCTCGACGAACTGCGCTTCTCCGGCGCCGGCGATCCGATCGCCGCCCTCGTACTCTGCGGCGCCCATGCGGCGGATCGCGTCATGGTCAAGGGCGAGTGGCGGGTCGAGGATGGCATGCCGGTCGGAATCGACCTCGCCAGGCTGCGCTATGAGCATGGCGAGGCGGCGAAGGCGTTTCTGGAGGCGCTGTAA
- a CDS encoding 8-oxoguanine deaminase — protein sequence MADRVWVKDPIAVLGEGAERGVVVEDGRIAELVGKGAEPSHPVHSVFDASRHVVTPGLVNTHHHMFQTLTRAHPSAINKELFPWLEALFPIWSKNVDPENFRLATRLALTELLISGCTTASDHQYLYPRGLESAMDIQAEEAARLGIRMTLNRGSLNLTVEEGGNADQNAVQDTDVILADCERVIGRYHDASEGSMLQVALAPCAPFNVTKRLMIETAELAAKCNCHMHTHLAETRDENVYCMEHFGYRPVDYLEEVGWLNDRVWLAHGIHFNDEEVIRLGKNGVGVSHCPTSNMVLASGQCRTKELEAAGSPVGLGVDGSASNDNSNLMEAVRHALMIGRLTYNAEQVTHLDAFRWATEGSANCLGRQDIGSIAVGKQADMAFYTLDELRFSGAGDPIAALVLCGAYKADRVMVKGDWKIEDGVPPGMDLAELRYEHGRVAKKFLEAV from the coding sequence ATGGCTGACAGAGTTTGGGTGAAGGATCCGATCGCGGTGCTGGGCGAAGGCGCCGAACGCGGCGTGGTCGTCGAGGACGGCAGAATAGCCGAACTCGTCGGCAAGGGCGCGGAACCGTCCCACCCGGTCCATTCTGTCTTCGACGCTTCCCGCCACGTGGTGACGCCGGGCCTGGTCAACACGCACCATCATATGTTCCAGACGCTGACGCGGGCTCACCCGAGCGCGATCAACAAGGAACTGTTCCCCTGGCTGGAAGCGCTGTTCCCGATCTGGTCGAAGAATGTCGATCCCGAGAATTTCCGCCTCGCCACCCGCCTCGCGCTCACCGAACTGCTGATCTCGGGCTGCACCACCGCCTCGGACCATCAATATCTCTATCCGCGCGGCCTAGAATCCGCGATGGACATCCAGGCGGAGGAGGCGGCCAGGCTCGGCATCCGCATGACGCTGAACCGCGGCTCCCTCAATCTGACCGTCGAGGAAGGCGGCAATGCCGACCAGAACGCCGTGCAGGACACCGACGTCATCCTGGCCGATTGCGAGCGGGTCATCGGCCGCTATCACGACGCGTCGGAAGGCTCGATGCTACAGGTGGCGCTCGCGCCCTGCGCGCCCTTCAACGTCACCAAGCGGCTGATGATCGAGACGGCCGAACTGGCGGCCAAATGCAATTGCCACATGCACACCCATCTCGCCGAGACGCGCGACGAGAATGTCTACTGCATGGAGCATTTCGGCTATCGCCCGGTCGATTATCTCGAAGAAGTCGGCTGGCTCAACGACCGCGTCTGGCTGGCGCACGGCATCCATTTCAACGACGAGGAAGTCATCCGCCTCGGCAAGAACGGCGTCGGCGTCTCGCATTGCCCGACCTCGAACATGGTGCTCGCCTCCGGCCAGTGCCGCACCAAGGAACTGGAAGCTGCCGGCTCGCCGGTCGGCCTCGGCGTCGACGGCTCGGCCTCGAACGACAATTCCAACCTGATGGAGGCGGTGCGCCACGCGCTGATGATCGGCCGGCTTACCTACAACGCCGAACAGGTAACGCATCTCGACGCCTTCCGCTGGGCGACCGAGGGCTCGGCCAATTGCCTCGGCCGCCAGGACATCGGCTCGATCGCCGTCGGCAAGCAGGCCGACATGGCCTTCTACACGCTCGACGAACTGCGCTTCTCTGGCGCCGGCGACCCGATCGCGGCGCTGGTGCTGTGCGGCGCCTACAAGGCCGATCGTGTCATGGTCAAGGGCGACTGGAAGATCGAGGACGGCGTGCCTCCGGGCATGGATCTCGCCGAGCTGCGCTATGAGCACGGCCGGGTGGCGAAGAAGTTTTTGGAGGCGGTGTGA
- a CDS encoding TDT family transporter: protein MAQLTIIATRDAALAEPPRINSLRERVRQFTPNWFAATMGTGGLALALHQFPLAMPGLDALGRTLWMANIALFVLFAALYAARWVLFFDEARLIFRHPVMSMFLGTIPMGLATVINGFLAYGVPLWGDAAIGIARNLWWLDVGLSVACGALVPFLMFTRQDHSLEKMTAIWLLPIVAAEVAATSGGLLAPHLGPAEGYGVLILSYVLWAYSVPLAMSILVLLLLRLYLHKLPPRAMAASGWLALGPIGTGALGLLVLGGNAPALFAAHGLGEVGQMAFGIGIIGGLMLWGYGAWWLLLALLKTAQYLREGLPFNLGWWAFTFPLAVYALATLALANATGFDFFTVVGACLVVALAAAWAIVATRTAIGAWRGDLFIAPCLAAVTEAQAARIAA, encoded by the coding sequence ATGGCCCAATTGACGATCATCGCAACGCGGGACGCGGCGCTGGCCGAGCCGCCGCGCATCAACAGCCTTCGCGAGCGCGTGCGGCAGTTCACGCCGAACTGGTTCGCCGCAACGATGGGCACGGGCGGCCTGGCGCTGGCGCTACATCAGTTTCCGCTGGCGATGCCCGGTCTCGACGCGCTAGGCCGCACGCTCTGGATGGCCAATATCGCCCTCTTCGTCCTGTTCGCAGCGCTTTATGCCGCGCGCTGGGTCCTCTTCTTCGACGAGGCACGGCTGATATTCCGCCATCCCGTGATGTCGATGTTCCTCGGCACCATCCCGATGGGTCTTGCGACCGTTATCAACGGCTTCCTTGCCTATGGAGTCCCGCTCTGGGGCGACGCGGCGATCGGCATCGCCCGGAACCTCTGGTGGCTGGATGTCGGCCTCTCCGTCGCTTGCGGCGCGCTCGTGCCCTTCCTGATGTTCACGCGCCAGGACCACAGCCTCGAAAAGATGACAGCCATCTGGCTGCTGCCGATCGTGGCGGCGGAGGTGGCGGCGACGAGCGGCGGCCTGCTGGCGCCGCATCTCGGACCGGCGGAGGGGTACGGCGTCCTGATTCTGAGCTATGTCCTCTGGGCCTATTCCGTGCCGCTCGCCATGAGCATCCTCGTGCTGCTGCTTCTGCGCCTCTATCTTCACAAGCTGCCGCCGCGCGCGATGGCCGCCTCGGGCTGGCTCGCTCTCGGTCCAATCGGCACCGGCGCACTGGGACTGCTCGTTCTGGGTGGCAACGCACCGGCGCTCTTCGCTGCCCATGGCCTCGGCGAAGTCGGGCAGATGGCGTTCGGCATCGGCATCATCGGCGGCCTGATGCTCTGGGGCTATGGCGCCTGGTGGCTGCTGCTGGCGCTGCTGAAGACGGCGCAATATCTGCGCGAGGGACTGCCGTTCAATCTCGGCTGGTGGGCCTTCACCTTCCCGCTCGCCGTCTATGCCCTGGCAACGCTGGCACTGGCCAACGCCACCGGCTTCGACTTCTTCACGGTCGTCGGCGCCTGCCTCGTTGTCGCGCTTGCGGCGGCATGGGCGATCGTTGCCACGCGGACGGCGATCGGCGCCTGGCGCGGCGATCTGTTCATCGCGCCCTGCCTCGCCGCGGTTACAGAGGCACAGGCGGCCCGGATCGCAGCCTGA
- a CDS encoding LysR family transcriptional regulator — protein sequence MTFEQLRIFLAVAERQHLTRAAEALHLTPSAVSSAIRTLEGRYQVALFDRVGRGIVLTGAGRLFLSEAKAILERAAAAEAMLSDLGGLASGALLLGASQTMASYYLPRLLMRFHDAHPGIGIRLVTGNTETIGHAVVEGRVELGFIEGAFASPLLLRRDLAEDELIAVVAPTHPWADGRRLGTHDIGKARWVLREAGSGTRSSFEAFLRIEGIDPAGLEIALGLPSNEAVLSAVEGGSSVAAVSIAAAASALAAGRVVRADLTLTRRALSLIRHRERHATAAVQAFETLVLAEDAFAAISPPSPPRPRPRRETPAG from the coding sequence ATGACCTTCGAACAGCTCCGGATCTTCCTGGCCGTTGCCGAGCGGCAGCATCTGACGCGGGCCGCCGAGGCGCTGCATCTGACGCCTTCGGCTGTCAGTTCCGCCATTCGCACGCTGGAGGGGCGCTATCAGGTGGCGTTGTTCGACCGCGTGGGACGCGGCATCGTGCTGACCGGCGCCGGGCGGCTCTTTCTGAGCGAGGCGAAGGCCATTCTCGAAAGAGCGGCGGCGGCGGAAGCCATGCTGTCCGATCTTGGCGGGCTGGCCAGCGGGGCGCTGCTGCTCGGCGCCAGCCAGACCATGGCGAGCTATTATCTGCCGCGCCTGCTGATGCGGTTCCATGATGCCCATCCGGGCATCGGCATTCGTCTCGTCACCGGCAATACCGAGACCATCGGCCATGCCGTGGTCGAGGGCCGGGTGGAACTTGGCTTCATCGAGGGAGCCTTCGCGTCGCCGCTTCTGCTGCGCCGCGACCTTGCCGAGGATGAATTGATTGCCGTCGTCGCGCCGACCCATCCCTGGGCGGACGGACGGCGGCTCGGAACCCATGACATCGGCAAGGCGCGCTGGGTGCTGCGCGAGGCCGGCTCCGGCACGCGATCTTCCTTCGAGGCATTCCTGCGGATTGAAGGCATCGATCCGGCGGGGCTTGAGATCGCGCTCGGTCTGCCGTCGAACGAAGCGGTGCTGTCGGCGGTCGAGGGCGGATCGTCCGTCGCGGCGGTCTCGATCGCCGCCGCGGCTTCGGCGCTGGCCGCCGGGCGCGTGGTGCGGGCGGATCTCACGCTGACGCGGCGGGCGCTCAGCCTCATCCGCCATCGCGAGCGGCATGCGACGGCCGCCGTGCAGGCCTTCGAAACACTCGTGCTGGCCGAGGATGCGTTCGCCGCGATCAGTCCGCCTTCGCCGCCACGGCCTCGACCTCGACGAGAAACTCCGGCCGGGTGA
- a CDS encoding RidA family protein produces MSNRAVTPSDIRPPFGRYSHGVEVPAVSRFVYTSGQLGVRSDDSVPETIEEQAEICFEAIRSILAAGGMDLSDIVRLSAFVTKREDMRRYMAVRDRYVSDPPPASTLFIVSGFTRPEFLVEVEAVAAKAD; encoded by the coding sequence ATGTCCAACCGCGCCGTGACGCCATCCGACATTCGTCCGCCCTTCGGCCGCTACAGCCACGGCGTCGAAGTGCCGGCCGTAAGCCGCTTCGTCTACACCTCCGGCCAGCTCGGCGTCCGGTCCGACGACAGCGTTCCCGAAACGATCGAGGAGCAGGCCGAGATATGTTTTGAAGCGATCCGCAGCATTCTCGCCGCAGGCGGCATGGATCTTTCCGACATTGTCCGCCTCTCCGCCTTCGTGACGAAGCGCGAGGACATGCGACGCTATATGGCCGTTCGCGATCGCTATGTGAGCGATCCGCCGCCGGCTTCGACTCTCTTCATCGTGTCCGGCTTCACCCGGCCGGAGTTTCTCGTCGAGGTCGAGGCCGTGGCGGCGAAGGCGGACTGA
- a CDS encoding ABC transporter substrate-binding protein, translating into MRNGILGAAAGAMALFGAGQAFALDEVSFGTNWLAQAEHGGFYQAVADGTYEKYGLKVTIVQGGPQAANRALMLAGKTQFFMAGNLLEPFSAAAEGVPLVEVAAIFQKEPQVIIAHPDTGIDKFEDLAKLPTIFMGKDGFASYFQWMKSAFPGFKDEQYKPYTFNPAPFLADKNSAQQGYITSEPFEIEKQGGFKPKLFLLADSGFNTYSTLIETTQDYLKANPDVVKRFVEASIIGWYNYLYGDNKAANALIKTDNPEITDEQIAFSIQTMKDYGIVDSGDAVEKGIGCLTGEHVKSFYDKMVTAGVVKAGLDIGTVYSTDFSCKGVGKELKK; encoded by the coding sequence ATGAGGAACGGCATACTGGGCGCGGCGGCTGGCGCGATGGCGCTGTTCGGCGCGGGGCAGGCCTTCGCGCTGGACGAGGTCAGCTTCGGCACGAACTGGCTCGCCCAGGCGGAACATGGCGGCTTCTATCAAGCCGTCGCCGACGGCACGTATGAGAAGTACGGTCTTAAGGTCACCATCGTGCAGGGCGGACCGCAGGCGGCCAATCGCGCTTTGATGCTCGCCGGCAAGACGCAGTTCTTCATGGCCGGCAATCTGCTGGAGCCATTCTCGGCCGCCGCCGAGGGCGTTCCGCTGGTCGAGGTTGCCGCGATCTTCCAGAAGGAACCGCAGGTCATCATCGCCCATCCGGATACGGGCATCGACAAGTTCGAGGATCTCGCCAAGCTGCCGACCATCTTCATGGGCAAGGACGGCTTCGCCTCCTATTTCCAGTGGATGAAATCGGCCTTCCCGGGTTTCAAGGACGAGCAGTACAAGCCCTATACCTTCAATCCGGCGCCGTTCCTCGCCGACAAGAATTCGGCACAGCAGGGCTACATTACGTCCGAGCCGTTCGAGATCGAGAAGCAGGGCGGCTTCAAGCCGAAGCTCTTCCTGCTCGCCGATAGCGGCTTCAACACCTATTCGACGCTGATCGAAACGACGCAGGACTATCTGAAGGCCAATCCCGACGTTGTGAAGCGCTTCGTCGAAGCCTCGATCATCGGCTGGTACAATTATCTCTACGGCGACAACAAGGCTGCCAACGCCCTGATCAAGACCGACAATCCCGAGATCACGGATGAGCAGATCGCCTTCTCGATCCAGACGATGAAGGATTATGGCATCGTCGATTCCGGCGATGCCGTCGAGAAGGGCATCGGCTGCCTGACCGGCGAGCACGTCAAGTCGTTCTACGACAAGATGGTCACGGCCGGCGTCGTCAAGGCCGGCCTCGATATCGGGACGGTCTACTCGACCGATTTCAGCTGCAAGGGCGTCGGCAAGGAACTCAAGAAGTAG